In the genome of Hippoglossus hippoglossus isolate fHipHip1 chromosome 12, fHipHip1.pri, whole genome shotgun sequence, one region contains:
- the LOC117771848 gene encoding dentin sialophosphoprotein-like: MKLLTSALLVIVLTTTSARPIYSDADIADRDLKQGRLDGTRRWLWRSSESSARDSSDSSDSSDSSDSSESSASSESDSSEESSEEVLVTDPTIAPMTSTAAMTTMTEGEELITKPGIITTDDPTATDAATDATPVATSTDERLCFTDVIPTFAPITDNRGDN, encoded by the exons atgaagctTCTGACATCCGCCCTCCTCGTCATTGTTCTTACAACCACCTCAGCAAGGCCG ATCTACTCTGACGCCGACATCGCTGACAGAGACCTGAAGCAGGGACGGCTGGACGGGACCAGACGGTGGCTCTGGCGCTCGTCTGAATCTTCTGCCCGAGATTCCTCAGATTCCTCCGATTCCTCGGATTCCTCCGATTCCTCGGAATCGAGCGCGTCTTCAGAGAGTGACTCTTCTGAGGAGTCGTCAGAGGAAGTTCTTGTCACCGATCCGACCATCGCACCTATGACGAGTACTGCTGCCATGACGACCATGACGGAAGGGGAAGAGCTCATCACCAAACCAGGCATCATTACCACGGATGACCCGACTGCGACGGACGCCGCGACGGACGCCACGCCTGTTGCCACGTCAACCGATGAGAGGCTCTGTTTTACAGACGTGATTCCAACGTTTGCTCCCATCACAGATAACAGAGGAGACAACTAA
- the spp1 gene encoding osteopontin, which translates to MKVAVVFILLFATVLCRPAKKVSLSSSESSEEVLRRQAAKKQAALVPQDRVAPVQAASSASDESAESSEQGAAVAPVPEDTSVSPDPTPTSDTTDSQDSEDDDDDDETEEDEDESSESSESGESSSPAPATVSPTVFTEEPMIETTEDPIVPTIVFDPETARGDNLGRYPGEYKSIIYVEDKSYNKLPSPYKSWEYVNTGKKVAYDMTDGNEVEKSLPVYKAIQVHSDILEEDTSTPEMESQGLDATQDPEITARQASLPGEEEIVSASNATTNESSSASDSDSASAESQDEESSEEATATPGAADSDSDESVEDDSDEEVAIPDATTDMPMVIAAK; encoded by the exons ATGAAAGTGGCCgttgttttcattctgctcTTCGCCACAGTTCTCTGTCGGCCG GCGAAGAAAGTTTCTCTCAGCAGTTCAGAGAGCTCTGAGGAGGTGTTGAGACGACAAGCTGCCAAGAAGCAGGCGGCATTGGTTCCCCAGGACCGTGTAGCACCGGTTCAG GCAGCTTCCTCCGCCTCAGACGAGAGCGCAGAGAGTTCAGAACAG GGGGCAGCAGTGGCTCCAGTACCGGAGGACACGTCCGTCAGCCCAGACCCGACCCCGACCTCAGATACAACCGACAGCCAGGACAGTgaggatgatgacgatgatgatgaaacAGAA gaagatgaggatgaatCTAGCGAAAGCTCAGAGTCTGGCGAGTCCTCCAGCCCGGCCCCCGCCACCGTCAGCCCCACGGTCTTCACAGAGGAGCCCATGATTGAAACCACCGAGGATCCCATCGTGCCGACCATCGTCTTCGACCCGGAAACAGCCCGTGGCGACAACTTGGGAAGATACCCCGGCGAATACAAATCCATCATCTACGTGGAGGACAAGTCCTACAACAAGTTGCCCTCTCCCTACAAGTCCTGGGAGTACGTCAACACAGGGAAGAAAGTGGCCTACGACATGACCGACGGCAACGAGGTGGAGAAGTCGCTGCCCGTGTATAAG GCTATTCAGGTCCACTCTGACATCCTGGAGGAGGACACCAGCACCCCTGAGATGGAGAGCCAGGGCCTGGACGCCACTCAGGACCCGGAAATCACCGCCCGCCAGGCCTCCCTcccaggagaggaagagatcGTGAGTGCCAGCAATGCCACAACCAACGAAAGCTCCAGCGCCAGCGACAGCGACAGCGCCAGCGCGGAGTCCCAGGACGAGGAGAGCAGCGAGGAGGCCACGGCCACGCCCGGAGCCGCAGACAGTGACTCCGACGAGAGTGTGGAGGACGATTCAGATGAGGAGGTGGCCATACCTGACGCTACCACCGACATGCCAATGGTCATCGCTGCCAAATAA